A single Saccharolobus shibatae B12 DNA region contains:
- the segC gene encoding SegC family DNA-binding protein: MFEKLYSAIIYSDEFKKILLGKGVDDLEVASAYIAFLYEDLPIIGKNLCAGFLRMGLDAIYNVTPSGKVYSSKHKLYPISRYGINGVCIDCNGGKIILRIRSSGYDPGDLIESKSLESRVFVSENFREKSMRIIEKTFDVDKMRLNAKKEILERISAGGILHKIR; encoded by the coding sequence ATGTTTGAGAAACTCTATAGTGCGATAATTTATTCTGACGAATTTAAAAAAATACTATTAGGAAAGGGCGTGGATGATCTAGAAGTAGCATCAGCATATATAGCATTCCTTTACGAGGATCTTCCAATAATTGGTAAGAATTTGTGTGCGGGATTCTTAAGAATGGGATTAGACGCCATTTACAACGTAACGCCCTCTGGTAAAGTCTATTCATCAAAACATAAATTGTATCCGATTTCGAGATATGGAATTAATGGAGTCTGTATTGATTGCAATGGAGGTAAAATAATTTTGAGAATTCGTAGCAGCGGTTATGATCCAGGAGACTTGATAGAGTCTAAGAGTCTAGAGAGTAGAGTATTCGTAAGTGAGAACTTTAGAGAGAAGAGTATGAGGATTATAGAGAAGACTTTTGATGTGGATAAGATGAGATTAAATGCTAAGAAAGAAATCTTGGAAAGAATCAGTGCCGGTGGTATTCTTCATAAGATCCGGTAA
- a CDS encoding carbon-nitrogen hydrolase family protein — translation MKIGVIQPLEVKSAILLVEKALKEGAELVLLPEKWTKNIEDVPLVEFQKLAKRYTAYILPGAFEDGVSVITPIIDDSGNLKGIAKKIHLFNEEKLRLIPGNEAVLFTYRGIRFGILICYDIDFPEVARELFSKGVEIILVPSKVRGNGLDIWNEFLRIRVLENRIGIVNANVYSPPDFPGRSVAIIPEQRQDGIVIPKVVGELGSEEGYMIVDIDPLKYMYLRGDRLKEYVKFTVKEL, via the coding sequence TTGAAAATTGGAGTGATACAACCCTTAGAAGTCAAGTCAGCAATTTTATTAGTTGAAAAAGCACTAAAGGAGGGAGCAGAGCTAGTATTATTACCAGAAAAATGGACAAAAAATATAGAGGACGTACCATTAGTTGAATTTCAGAAATTAGCTAAAAGATACACTGCTTATATTTTACCTGGAGCATTTGAAGATGGAGTATCAGTAATCACTCCAATAATTGATGATAGTGGGAACCTAAAAGGAATAGCAAAGAAGATTCATCTATTTAATGAAGAAAAATTGAGACTTATTCCAGGTAATGAAGCCGTTCTCTTTACTTATAGAGGGATAAGGTTCGGAATCTTAATATGTTATGATATAGACTTTCCTGAAGTAGCCAGAGAATTGTTTTCTAAAGGAGTCGAGATAATTTTGGTACCCTCCAAAGTAAGAGGCAATGGTCTAGATATTTGGAATGAATTCCTTAGAATAAGAGTCTTAGAAAATAGGATAGGAATAGTAAACGCAAATGTCTATAGTCCACCAGATTTCCCTGGAAGGAGCGTAGCAATTATTCCAGAACAGAGACAAGACGGGATTGTGATACCCAAAGTAGTAGGAGAATTAGGAAGTGAAGAAGGCTATATGATAGTTGATATAGATCCCTTAAAATATATGTATCTAAGAGGAGATAGGCTGAAGGAATATGTTAAATTTACGGTTAAAGAGCTATGA
- a CDS encoding CBS domain-containing protein has product MIDNTLITKPQYIAHSMDKLSDIISKMKENKMWTVPVIKDRKLLGLISYKDLLSRRVSLETKAINVMNPSVTVQIDEDINRLIAKFYTTKARVIPVVNEKKEFIGFVTRETLLSYLLKADEIPENKTAREYMTSPATTIDENDSIARARWVMIRDNISRLPATKEYRLTGIISARDIVDALYSVSGRKRESIMKDEERVMAMPVKEIMKYPVITANGKEPLTDVVEKLLKFRISGMPVMEGDRLSGVISGLDIIKAVAEKMQLSIPIEAKIPQELKSNLDFKANIDDILERYLSKIERLTEVINFKVSFKEEMRSSVGNKKLYTAMVRVTTKIGDYVAKDTDWEPIVALKNAVEKIEERILRKLRKIEESNKKGIKAEEA; this is encoded by the coding sequence ATGATAGATAACACACTCATCACAAAGCCTCAATATATTGCACATAGTATGGATAAATTGAGTGATATTATTTCTAAGATGAAAGAGAACAAAATGTGGACCGTACCCGTTATTAAGGATAGAAAATTATTAGGTTTAATCTCTTATAAGGATCTTCTTTCTAGAAGGGTGAGTTTAGAGACTAAAGCGATAAATGTTATGAATCCTAGTGTTACCGTACAAATTGATGAGGATATTAATAGATTAATTGCAAAATTTTACACTACCAAGGCAAGAGTGATACCAGTAGTAAATGAGAAGAAGGAATTTATTGGTTTTGTAACAAGAGAGACATTACTCTCATACTTATTGAAAGCTGATGAAATCCCAGAAAATAAAACCGCAAGGGAATACATGACCTCTCCAGCCACAACTATAGATGAAAATGACTCTATAGCTAGGGCTAGATGGGTAATGATAAGAGATAATATAAGCAGATTACCAGCGACTAAAGAGTATAGACTAACTGGAATCATAAGTGCAAGAGATATAGTTGATGCTTTGTATAGCGTAAGTGGAAGGAAAAGAGAATCGATAATGAAAGATGAGGAAAGAGTTATGGCAATGCCAGTTAAAGAAATTATGAAGTACCCAGTCATAACAGCTAATGGAAAGGAACCGTTAACAGATGTAGTAGAAAAATTACTTAAATTTAGAATTTCTGGAATGCCTGTTATGGAAGGTGATAGGTTAAGTGGCGTAATAAGTGGGCTAGATATTATTAAGGCAGTAGCTGAAAAAATGCAACTATCAATACCAATTGAAGCTAAAATACCTCAAGAGCTAAAATCGAACCTCGATTTTAAGGCAAACATAGATGATATACTTGAAAGATATTTGAGCAAAATAGAAAGACTAACAGAAGTTATAAACTTTAAAGTATCGTTTAAGGAAGAAATGAGGAGTAGCGTAGGAAATAAAAAACTATATACTGCAATGGTAAGAGTAACTACTAAAATAGGTGATTATGTAGCTAAAGATACAGATTGGGAACCCATAGTTGCGTTAAAGAACGCTGTGGAAAAGATAGAGGAAAGAATATTAAGAAAACTAAGAAAAATAGAAGAGAGTAACAAAAAAGGAATTAAGGCAGAAGAGGCTTGA
- a CDS encoding acetoin utilization protein AcuC: MHKTAFIWTDEYYNYSFPDYHPFKSLRESMTKRLLEERSAFHFITLIEPKPISEEVLQLVHSKEYIEFVKYKSKEGQGYLDDGDTPAFKGIYDAALIRISGSVKALELIKGGEFNHAINIGGGFHHAKRNRAAGFCVFNDIALIAKLGENSFSKIAIVDIDGHHADGTQELLIDDDKVLKISLHMFHPNFFPGSGDVNEIGVGKGEGYTINIPLPPGTGDDGYLLAFDEIVIPVIERYKPELIILITGGDSHFNDPLVELKLSTHGYLDVVAKVHHLAHKYSSGRLIMLGGGGYNYDATARIWTISIAEIAGIYDLEYETLHDPFSTKSSKFVMEKIRSTIDRIKKIHSLN, encoded by the coding sequence TTGCATAAAACGGCTTTTATATGGACAGATGAATATTATAACTACTCGTTTCCAGACTATCATCCATTTAAATCATTAAGAGAAAGTATGACTAAGAGATTGCTGGAAGAAAGAAGTGCATTTCATTTCATCACATTAATTGAACCTAAGCCGATATCAGAAGAGGTTCTTCAGTTAGTCCACTCCAAAGAATATATAGAATTTGTAAAATATAAGAGCAAGGAAGGTCAAGGATATTTAGATGATGGAGATACTCCTGCATTTAAGGGTATATATGATGCTGCATTAATAAGGATAAGTGGTAGTGTAAAGGCATTAGAATTAATAAAGGGTGGGGAGTTTAACCACGCGATCAATATTGGTGGGGGTTTTCATCACGCAAAGAGAAATAGAGCTGCTGGTTTCTGTGTATTTAACGATATTGCTCTCATAGCAAAATTAGGTGAGAATTCCTTTTCAAAAATAGCAATAGTTGATATAGATGGTCATCATGCTGATGGTACACAAGAACTATTAATTGATGATGATAAGGTTTTGAAAATTTCCCTGCATATGTTTCATCCTAACTTCTTCCCGGGTAGCGGGGATGTCAACGAGATTGGAGTAGGAAAAGGAGAAGGGTATACTATTAATATTCCTCTACCACCTGGTACTGGAGATGATGGTTATCTTTTAGCATTTGACGAGATAGTAATCCCCGTTATAGAAAGATATAAACCAGAGCTTATTATCCTCATAACGGGCGGTGATTCACATTTTAACGATCCTTTAGTTGAGTTAAAATTATCCACCCATGGTTATTTAGATGTGGTAGCAAAGGTCCATCATCTAGCCCACAAGTACTCCAGTGGTAGGCTTATAATGTTGGGAGGAGGCGGATATAACTATGATGCGACTGCTAGAATTTGGACAATTTCAATAGCTGAGATTGCGGGAATATACGACTTAGAATATGAAACTCTCCATGATCCTTTCTCTACTAAATCATCAAAGTTTGTTATGGAGAAAATAAGAAGCACTATCGATCGAATAAAGAAGATACATTCACTTAACTAA
- the purT gene encoding formate-dependent phosphoribosylglycinamide formyltransferase, whose protein sequence is MEIGTPLFEGSKKILLLGSGELGKEMAIEAQRMGLEVIAVDRYDLAPAMHVAHRKYVIDMMNPNAVKAVVKRENPDAIIAEIEAINTDALVDLESNGFRVIPNANAVKACMNRIELRRFAAEKLALPTTKYAFAENEEEAKNACKDIGFPCLIKPEMSSSGHGHILVNKIDNVEEAYRESVSHARGKSRRVIVEEFVKIDTELTVLTYRYYSNSGSIITKTIEPIEHKRPSYYYVESWHPSTVSREVKETARGIAQKVVEELGGLGIYGVEIIVSGNRILFSEVAPRPHDTGLVTLASSDINEFQIHVRSAIGLPIPEVKLVSPAASHVILAQTENVWGPKFINVEKAMEIPGVQVRLFGKPVTYEKRRMGIVLATGNSVEEAIEKVRKASSIILVK, encoded by the coding sequence ATGGAAATTGGGACTCCCTTATTTGAGGGTTCAAAGAAGATTCTTCTACTTGGGAGTGGAGAGTTAGGAAAGGAAATGGCTATTGAGGCCCAAAGAATGGGGTTAGAAGTTATTGCTGTGGATAGATATGATTTAGCTCCTGCAATGCATGTCGCACATAGAAAGTACGTAATAGATATGATGAATCCAAACGCTGTTAAGGCAGTTGTGAAAAGGGAAAATCCTGATGCAATTATAGCCGAAATAGAGGCAATTAATACTGATGCACTAGTTGATCTTGAAAGCAATGGTTTTAGAGTAATTCCTAATGCAAATGCAGTGAAGGCATGCATGAATAGAATTGAATTGAGGAGGTTTGCTGCGGAAAAACTAGCCCTTCCAACTACAAAGTACGCATTTGCAGAAAATGAAGAAGAAGCAAAAAATGCTTGCAAGGATATAGGTTTTCCTTGCTTAATTAAACCAGAGATGAGCTCTAGTGGTCATGGCCATATACTAGTTAATAAGATTGATAACGTGGAAGAAGCTTATAGGGAGTCAGTATCTCATGCTAGAGGTAAGAGTAGAAGAGTTATAGTAGAAGAGTTCGTAAAGATAGATACTGAGTTAACAGTATTAACGTATAGATACTATTCGAATTCCGGTAGCATAATAACTAAGACTATAGAACCGATAGAACATAAAAGGCCAAGTTACTATTATGTTGAATCTTGGCACCCTTCTACAGTAAGTCGAGAAGTGAAAGAGACTGCTAGGGGAATTGCGCAAAAAGTTGTAGAGGAATTAGGAGGTTTAGGAATATATGGTGTTGAAATAATAGTAAGCGGAAATAGAATTCTCTTTAGCGAAGTAGCACCTAGACCGCATGATACTGGACTAGTTACATTAGCTAGTAGTGATATAAACGAATTTCAAATTCATGTTAGAAGCGCAATAGGTCTACCAATTCCAGAAGTTAAGTTAGTCTCTCCAGCGGCTTCTCATGTAATTTTAGCACAAACTGAAAATGTTTGGGGACCTAAATTTATTAACGTGGAGAAGGCAATGGAGATCCCAGGAGTACAAGTTAGGTTGTTCGGAAAACCTGTTACATATGAAAAGAGAAGGATGGGTATAGTGCTGGCAACTGGAAATAGCGTAGAAGAAGCGATAGAAAAGGTCAGAAAGGCGTCATCAATAATATTAGTTAAGTGA